The Candidatus Binataceae bacterium genome window below encodes:
- a CDS encoding cytochrome c: protein MILTLRWTFALILVLLIFASTARAADDAVGQGRELYLEYCGSCHGLTGEGDGPVAHSLTTPPANLRLLSDRFGNPLPEDQVARFIDGRAEVKAHGPRDMPVWGKRFYSQTHDEAAVRAMIRDLVAYLQSIQTGARHAHQ, encoded by the coding sequence ATGATCTTGACGCTGCGATGGACCTTCGCGCTTATCCTTGTGCTGCTGATTTTCGCTTCGACCGCCCGCGCAGCCGATGATGCGGTTGGGCAGGGACGCGAACTTTACCTCGAATATTGTGGATCGTGTCACGGGCTGACCGGCGAAGGCGACGGTCCGGTGGCGCACTCATTGACGACTCCGCCAGCCAATCTGCGGCTGCTTTCGGACCGCTTCGGGAATCCGTTGCCCGAAGACCAGGTCGCCCGCTTTATCGACGGCCGCGCCGAGGTCAAGGCTCACGGTCCGCGCGACATGCCGGTATGGGGCAAACGCTTCTATTCGCAAACGCACGACGAAGCCGCCGTCCGTGCGATGATTCGGGATCTGGTCGCCTATCTCCAGTCGATCCAGACCGGCGCGCGGCACGCGCACCAGTAG
- a CDS encoding methyltransferase yields the protein MGETQRPNDQSSQDLLLGIATGYMLSRAVHVAAEMGIADLLSDGPESVEELAQATGARPQPLYRLLRALAGNGIFAEDSSGRFELTPPAAWLRSGVPGSLRDAVRLAGDITGEGKWWNLWSDLQRCAMTGEPEFDRVYGTDFYSHLAGSPSANRWWSRGVASFAAAEVAAIVDSYDFSSFKRIVDVGGGRGGLLAEILKRNPAAKSVLYDHPLIVKEAEYLAAAGVLDRCELVGGNFLQSVPAGGDAYITKRILMDWDDEDCVKLLRLCREAMTKDGRVLTIIAVLPPGNQPHPGKIIDLFMMIQLKGRERTADEFRDLYKRAGLKLTRIVHNPSALSIVEGERD from the coding sequence ATGGGCGAAACGCAAAGGCCGAACGATCAGTCTTCACAGGACCTGCTTCTCGGAATCGCAACAGGCTATATGCTCTCCCGTGCCGTGCACGTCGCCGCAGAGATGGGGATCGCCGATCTGCTGAGCGATGGCCCCGAAAGCGTCGAGGAACTGGCGCAGGCGACGGGAGCGCGGCCGCAACCGCTTTACCGTCTGCTGCGCGCGCTGGCCGGGAACGGGATCTTCGCGGAGGATTCATCCGGGCGCTTCGAATTGACGCCGCCCGCCGCCTGGCTGCGCAGCGGCGTCCCCGGTTCGCTGCGCGATGCCGTGCGGCTGGCGGGGGACATCACGGGCGAAGGAAAGTGGTGGAACCTGTGGAGCGATTTGCAGCGTTGCGCGATGACGGGTGAGCCGGAATTCGATCGCGTGTACGGGACCGATTTCTATTCGCATCTGGCCGGCTCTCCGTCGGCGAACCGATGGTGGTCGAGGGGTGTCGCGAGTTTCGCCGCCGCAGAGGTCGCTGCCATCGTTGACAGCTACGATTTTTCGTCGTTTAAGCGGATCGTCGACGTCGGAGGAGGGCGCGGCGGCCTTCTCGCAGAAATTCTCAAGCGCAATCCAGCCGCCAAGAGCGTGCTCTATGACCATCCGCTCATCGTGAAGGAGGCTGAGTACCTGGCCGCAGCCGGAGTTCTCGACCGCTGCGAGCTGGTCGGCGGCAATTTTCTTCAATCCGTTCCGGCCGGCGGCGATGCATACATCACGAAGAGAATCCTCATGGACTGGGACGATGAGGATTGCGTCAAGCTACTGCGCCTGTGCCGCGAGGCAATGACGAAAGACGGGCGCGTACTTACCATCATCGCGGTCCTGCCGCCGGGCAACCAACCGCATCCCGGCAAGATTATCGACCTCTTCATGATGATCCAATTGAAGGGGCGGGAGCGCACCGCGGACGAGTTCCGGGATCTGTATAAACGTGCAGGGCTGAAGCTCACGAGGATTGTCCACAATCCCTCGGCACTCTCGATCGTCGAAGGAGAGCGCGATTGA